Proteins encoded in a region of the Stieleria neptunia genome:
- a CDS encoding glycoside hydrolase family 172 protein, translating into MMTRLRTLLAVLLCLSAPSVGAGETVTITSLLDEMIDRDSVARFPEQQFRLKQHSSYNRASNTPEDPEGWFANGDYNRPPNGRNFIRTEENSGRKEWVLMDHQGPGAIVRTWMPWHNPNNGGTEINLRIYLDGAEEPALEGNMLSMFDGSGVFPFPFAHPSLRSAVSFFPIPFAKRCKVTTDQMPFFFQFTFRAYDEGTPVKTFTMADFQAAKDLTTKTGKTLLNPTVSGAGEPLRFSASLGNQDEQSLELPAGTAAVRELSVKLGSYADPKVTRQVVLKMQFDGKQTVWCPIGDFFGSGIGLNPVQGWYRTVAEDGTMSCRWVMPYQNGGKVSLVNYSGEPVDAELEVKTGAWTWDERSMYFHAGWRGQYPVSTRPYSDWNYVTLKGRGVYVGDTLTIMNPVERWWGEGDEKIWVDGEDFPSIFGTGTEDYYAYSWGGRSTDFYEHPFHAQPFSHRYNKLNRKTTDERNTHGFSVETRSRSLDTMPFGSSLQLDMEIWSWSECEMGYGVGMYWYGFQDTTSNRKPEPDQVLNVPVVPKVETASTNAGADEFKNAVEINAKSVISKPDTIEIKPQNLKRLKLKGVWNLNTHALFKNARVGDVVEIRIPATSPVAEKLTLHATKSWDYGILRFSVNGKAVEQQVDVYAEKPVPTGPITLGAFDPVDSAYVLRVEVVGKNPNSQDAFFGLDCVTLSAAQ; encoded by the coding sequence GGAACAGCAATTTCGGCTGAAACAGCACAGCAGCTACAACCGGGCCTCCAACACTCCGGAGGACCCCGAAGGCTGGTTTGCCAACGGAGATTACAATCGACCGCCCAACGGCAGGAACTTCATCCGAACGGAGGAGAACAGCGGCCGGAAAGAATGGGTCTTGATGGACCATCAGGGTCCGGGCGCGATCGTCCGCACCTGGATGCCCTGGCACAATCCAAACAATGGCGGCACGGAGATCAACCTGCGGATTTACTTGGACGGCGCCGAGGAACCGGCGTTGGAGGGCAACATGCTCAGCATGTTCGATGGCAGCGGAGTGTTCCCGTTTCCCTTTGCGCATCCCTCCCTGCGCTCGGCGGTCAGTTTTTTCCCGATCCCGTTTGCGAAACGCTGCAAGGTGACGACGGACCAAATGCCGTTCTTTTTTCAGTTCACCTTTCGGGCGTATGACGAAGGCACTCCGGTCAAGACCTTTACGATGGCCGACTTCCAGGCAGCCAAGGACTTGACGACAAAAACGGGCAAGACGCTTTTGAACCCCACCGTTTCCGGCGCAGGAGAGCCGCTTCGATTTAGTGCCAGCCTGGGCAACCAAGACGAGCAGTCACTGGAGCTTCCGGCAGGCACGGCCGCGGTGCGGGAACTTTCGGTGAAACTGGGCAGCTATGCGGATCCTAAGGTCACCCGCCAAGTCGTGCTGAAGATGCAGTTCGACGGCAAGCAAACGGTCTGGTGCCCGATCGGCGATTTCTTTGGCTCGGGCATCGGATTGAACCCCGTGCAAGGCTGGTACCGCACGGTCGCCGAAGACGGCACGATGAGTTGCCGCTGGGTGATGCCGTATCAAAACGGCGGTAAGGTCTCGCTGGTCAACTACAGTGGCGAACCCGTCGATGCCGAGTTGGAAGTCAAAACCGGCGCATGGACCTGGGACGAACGGTCCATGTATTTTCACGCCGGTTGGCGCGGACAGTATCCGGTCTCGACACGACCGTATTCCGATTGGAATTACGTCACACTGAAAGGGCGCGGTGTGTATGTCGGCGACACGCTGACGATCATGAATCCGGTCGAAAGATGGTGGGGCGAAGGCGACGAAAAAATCTGGGTCGACGGCGAAGATTTTCCTTCGATTTTCGGAACCGGGACCGAGGACTACTACGCCTATTCCTGGGGCGGACGCAGCACAGACTTTTATGAGCACCCCTTCCATGCGCAGCCGTTCTCCCACCGCTACAACAAACTGAATCGCAAAACGACCGACGAACGCAACACCCACGGCTTTAGCGTGGAAACCCGCAGCCGCTCCCTGGATACCATGCCCTTTGGCAGTTCCTTGCAACTGGACATGGAGATCTGGTCGTGGAGCGAATGCGAAATGGGCTACGGCGTCGGGATGTACTGGTATGGATTCCAGGACACAACATCGAACCGCAAACCCGAACCGGACCAGGTGCTCAACGTGCCGGTCGTGCCCAAGGTGGAAACGGCTTCGACAAATGCTGGAGCAGACGAGTTCAAGAATGCGGTGGAGATCAACGCCAAGAGCGTCATTTCCAAGCCGGACACGATTGAAATCAAGCCGCAAAACTTGAAGCGGTTGAAGCTCAAGGGCGTATGGAATCTGAATACACACGCTCTGTTCAAGAACGCCCGAGTCGGTGACGTGGTGGAGATTCGCATTCCGGCGACAAGTCCGGTAGCCGAAAAGTTGACCCTGCACGCGACGAAGAGCTGGGACTACGGCATCCTGCGTTTCTCAGTCAACGGGAAAGCGGTCGAACAGCAGGTGGACGTTTATGCGGAAAAACCGGTGCCCACCGGACCGATCACGCTGGGTGCATTTGATCCCGTTGACAGTGCGTACGTGTTGCGTGTGGAAGTGGTCGGCAAAAACCCGAACAGCCAAGACGCATTCTTCGGTCTCGATTGCGTGACCTTGAGTGCGGCCCAATAA